In a single window of the Chionomys nivalis chromosome 11, mChiNiv1.1, whole genome shotgun sequence genome:
- the Best4 gene encoding bestrophin-4 — translation MTVSYTLKVAEARFGAFSGLLLRWRGSIYKLLYKEFLLFGALYAVLSVTYRLLLTQEQKHIYAQVARYCNRSADLIPLSFVLGFYVTLVVNRWWSQYTSIPLPDQLMCVISACVHGVDQSGRLLRRTLIRYANLASVLVLRSVSTRVLKRFPTMEHVVDAGFMSQEERKKFESLKSDFNKYWVPCVWFTNLAAQARRDGRIRDDIALCLILEELNKYRAKCSMLFHYDWVSIPLVYTQVVTIAVYSFFALSLVGRQFVEPETGAAESGKEPSPGLGDLDMFVPLTTLLQFFFYAGWLKVAEQLINPFGEDDDDFETNQLIDRNLQVSLLSVDDMYQNLPPAEKDQYWDEAQPQPPYTVATAAESLRPSFLGSTFNLRMSDDPEQCLQVEASPRSDLPAPFTQTPLLGRFLGTGALSPAVSLRNFGRARGAPRTPHLFRLRTELSGEEAASRIDEAEESGDEALEP, via the exons ATGACGGTGTCCTACACTCTCAAGGTGGCAGAGGCGCGCTTTGGAGCCTTCTCCGGCCTGCTCCTCCGCTGGAGGGGCAGCATCTACAAGCTCTTGTACAAGGAGTTCCTGCTCTTTGGTGCCTTGTATGCTGTGCTCAGCGTCACGTACCG GCTGTTGCTGACCCAGGAGCAGAAGCATATTTATGCCCAGGTGGCCCGATACTGCAACCGCTCAGCAGACCTCATCCCCCTGTCCTTCGTGCTGG GTTTCTACGTGACTTTGGTGGTGAACCGATGGTGGTCTCAGTACACAAGCATCCCACTGCCGGACCAGTTAATGTGTGTCATCTCAGCCTGCGTGCACGGTGTGGACCAGAGTGGCCGTTTACTGCGCCGAACTCTGATCCGCTATGCCAACCTGGCATCCGTGCTGGTGCTGCGTTCCGTGAGCACCCGTGTGCTCAAGCGCTTCCCCACTATGGAGCACGTGGTGGATGCAG GTTTCATGtctcaggaagagaggaaaaagtttGAGAGCTTGAAATCTGATTTTAACAAGTACTGGGTCCCTTGCGTCTGGTTCACTAACCTCGCCGCGCAGGCCCGCAGAGATGGACGAATCCGTGATGACATTGCTCTCTGTCTCATACTGGAA GAACTGAACAAGTATCGTGCGAAGTGCAGCATGCTGTTTCACTATGACTGGGTCAGCATCCCCCTTGTCTACACCCAG GTGGTGACGATAGCTGTATATTCCTTCTTTGCCCTTTCCCTGGTGGGCCGACAGTTTGTGGAGCCAGAAACGGGGGCTGCCGAATCTGGGAAGGAGCCCTCTCCAGGCCTGGGGGACCTGGACATGTTCGTGCCTCTTACCACATTGCTGCAGTTTTTCTTTTATGCTGGTTGGCTAAAG GTAGCTGAACAGCTCATTAACCCCTTTGGTGAGGATGACGATGACTTTGAGACCAACCAGCTCATAGATCGAAACTTGCAG GTGTCCCTGCTCTCTGTGGATGATATGTACCAGAACCTGCCTCCTGCCGAGAAGGATCAGTACTGGGATGAGGCCCAACCTCAGCCACCCTATACGGTGGCCACAGCCGCCGAGTCACTGCGTCCTTCCTTTCTGGGTTCCACCTTCAACCTGCG CATGAGCGACGACCCTGAGCAGTGCCTGCAGGTGGAGGCGTCCCCAAGGTCCGACCTGCCGGCACCCTTCACACAGACCCCGCTGCTGGGTCGCTTCCTGGGCACAGGAGCACTGTCACCAGCTGTAAGCCTGCGGAACTTCGGCCGAGCACGCGGTGCCCCCAGGACCCCGCACCTGTTTCGCTTGCGGACCGAGTTGAGTGGCGAGGAGGCTGCAAGCCGTATAGATGAGGCTGAGGAATCTGGGGATGAAGCCCTGGAACCTTGA
- the Plk3 gene encoding serine/threonine-protein kinase PLK3 yields the protein MEPAAGFLSPRPFPRAAAPPAPPAGPGPPASASPRSEPAGPAAPDPGRLITDPCSGRTYIKGRLLGKGGFARCYEAADTETGVAYAVKVIPQSRVAKPHQREKIVNEIELHRDLQHRHIVRFSHHFEDADNIYIFLELCSRKSLAHIWKARHTLLEPEVRYYLRQILSGLKYLHQRGILHRDLKLGNFFITDNMELKVGDFGLAARLEPPEQRKKTICGTPNYVAPEVLLRQGHGPEADVWSLGCVMYTLLCGSPPFETADLKETYRCIKQVHYTLPASLSLPARQLLAAILRASPRDRPSIEQILRHDFFTKGYTPDRLPVSSCVTVPDLTPPNPARSLFAKVTKSLFGRKKNKNKNHSEERDNVSCLVSGLMRTSLGHPDVRPEAPAASGLAPVSLVETAAEDSSPRGTLASSGDGFEEGLTVATVVESALCALRNCVAFMPPAEQNPAPLAQPEPLVWVSKWVDYSNKFGFGYQLSSRRVAVLFNDGTHMALSANRKIVHYNPTSTKHFSFSVGSVPRALQPQLGILRYFASYMEQHLMKGGDLPSVEEVEVPAPPLLLQWVKTDQALLMLFSDGTVQVNFYGDHTKLILSGWEPLLVTFVARNRSACTYLASHLRQLGCSPDLRQRLRYALRLLRDRSPA from the exons ATGGAGCCCGCCGCCGGCTTCTTGTCCCCGCGCCCCTTCCCGCGCGCAGCCGCCCCGCCCGCGCCCCCCGCCGGCCCGGGGCCGCCTGCTAGTGCCTCGCCGCGGTCGGAGCCAGCCGGGCCAGCGGCGCCGGACCCGGGTCGCCTCATCACCGACCCATGCAGTGGCCGTACCTACATCAAGGGCCGCTTGTTGGGCAAG GGGGGTTTCGCCCGCTGCTATGAAGCCGCTGACACCGAAACCGGTGTAGCCTACGCGGTCAAAGTCATCCCGCAGAGCCGCGTCGCCAAGCCGCATCAGCGCGAAAAG ATCGTAAACGAGATCGAGTTGCACCGAGACCTACAGCACCGCCATATCGTTCGGTTTTCGCACCATTTCGAGGATGCTGACAACATATACATTTTCCTGGAGCTCTGTAGCCGAAAG TCCCTGGCCCACATCTGGAAGGCCCGGCACACCCTTTTGGAACCAGAGGTTCGCTACTACCTGCGCCAGATCCTTTCTGGGCTCAAGTATTTGCACCAGAGAGGTATCCTGCACAGAGACCTGAAGCTGG GAAATTTTTTCATCACTGATAACATGGAACTGAAGGTGGGGGATTTTGGGCTGGCAGCTCGGTTAGAGCCCCCGGAGCAGAGGAAAAa GACCATCTGTGGCACTCCCAACTATGTGGCCCCAGAAGTGCTGCTGAGACAAGGCCATGGCCCCGAGGCAGATGTGTGGTCACTTGGTTGCGTCAT GTACACACTCCTGTGTGGGAGCCCCCCGTttgagacagctgacctgaagGAAACGTACCGCTGCATCAAGCAGGTTCATTACACGTTGCCTGCCAGCCTCTCACTACCTGCCCGTCAGCTCCTGGCTGCCATTCTTCGGGCTTCACCCCGAGACCGCCCCTCTATTGAACAGATCCTACGCCATGACTTCTTTACAAAG GGCTATACCCCTGATCGGCTTCCTGTCAGCAGCTGTGTGACAGTCCCAGATCTGACCCCCCCCAACCCTGCGAGGAGTCTGTTTGCCAAAGTCACCAAGAGCCTGTTTGGCAGGAAAAAGAACAAGA ATAAGAACCATTCCGAGGAACGGGATAATGTCTCCTGTTTGGTGAGCGGCCTGATGCGCACATCCCTCGGTCACCCGGATGTCAGGCCTGAG GCTCCAGCAGCTTCAGGCCTGGCCCCCGTCAGCTTGGTAGAGACAGCCGCTGAGGACAGCTCACCCCGTGGGACACTGGCAAGCAGTGGAGATG GGTTTGAAGAAGGTTTGACTGTGGCCACAGTGGTAGAGTCTGCCCTCTGTGCCCTGAGAAACTGTGTGGCCTTCATGCCCCCAG CGGAACAGAACCCAGCCCCATTGGCACAGCCAGAACCTCTGGTGTGGGTCAGCAAGTGGGTTGACTACTCCAACAAGTTTGGCTTTGGGTATCAGCTGTCCAGCCGCCGCGTGGCCGTGCTCTTCAACGATGGCACACACATGGCCCTGTCAGCCAATAGGAA GATCGTGCACTACAACCCCACCAGCACGAAGCACTTCTCCTTCTCTGTGGGGTCTGTACCCCGTGCTCTGCAGCCTCAGCTGGGCATCTTGCGGTATTTCGCCTCCTACATGGAGCAGCACCTCATGAAG GGCGGAGATCTGCCCAGTGTGGAAGAGGTAGAGGTGCCTGCCCCACCCTTGCTGTTGCAGTGGGTCAAGACTGATCAGGCCCTGCTCATGCTGTTCAGTGATGGCACTGTCCAG GTGAACTTCTATGGGGACCACACAAAGCTGATCCTCAGTGGCTGGGAACCTCTCCTTGTGACTTTTGTTGCTCGAAATCGCAGTGCTTGTACTTACCTCGCCTCCCACCTCCGGCAGCTGGGCTGCTCCCCAGACCTGCGGCAGCGGCTGCGCTATGCTCTGCGCTTGCTCAGGGACCGAAGTCCTGCTTAG
- the Dynlt4 gene encoding dynein light chain Tctex-type 4, with the protein MAGRTLQSGHPEEDTTKDLALKLPPGKSGGHLASIDETRPVGPGPASRRGSLLSLHPSFSRRNSLAGPLVGLGGRRPSLGLMPPLGSRVSFSGLHIMPARRMAPSYRTEPAPGERWEAASAQRVLEAALDAGLSNVCYSGTEAGKLAKALCEQIHIRVRELSLPRYKLVCSVVLGPRERQGVHVASRALWDAMHDGLAWATFTNTSLFAVATVHAVYWE; encoded by the coding sequence ATGGCTGGCAGGACTCTGCAATCAGGACACCCGGAAGAGGATACTACCAAAGACCTGGCTCTGAAATTACCACCAGGGAAGTCTGGAGGTCACCTGGCTAGCATTGATGAGACCCGACCTGTAGGCCCAGGCCCAGCCTCCCGTCGCGGCTCCCTGCTGAGCCTACACCCATCCTTTTCACGCCGCAACTCACTGGCAGGACCCCTAGTAGGTCTTGGAGGTCGACGACCATCCCTGGGCCTGATGCCCCCTTTAGGTTCACGAGTTAGTTTTTCTGGGTTACACATCATGCCTGCCCGTCGGATGGCACCCTCATACCGCACCGAACCAGCGCCAGGCGAGCGCTGGGAAGCTGCAAGCGCTCAGCGTGTCCTGGAGGCAGCACTGGATGCAGGGCTGAGCAATGTGTGCTACTCGGGTACCGAGGCGGGGAAACTGGCAAAGGCGCTGTGTGAACAGATACACATACGTGTGCGGGAGCTCAGCCTACCCCGATACAAACTGGTGTGCAGTGTGGTGCTGGGACCACGCGAGAGACAGGGCGTGCATGTGGCCAGCCGGGCACTCTGGGACGCAATGCATGACGGACTGGCCTGGGCCACCTTCACCAACACTTCCCTGTTCGCCGTGGCTACTGTCCACGCGGTTTACTGGGAATGA